The Lysobacter enzymogenes genome window below encodes:
- a CDS encoding tryptophan--tRNA ligase — translation MTTTRVLTGITTSGTPHLGNYVGAIRPAVAASRDPGVESFYFLADLHALIKVQQPGRVQRSTLEIAATWLACGLEPDKVWFYRQSEIVEIPELSWFLTCVAGKGILNRAHAYKAAVDKNREEGLDEDAGINAGLFMYPVLMAADILIFNAHKVPVGRDQIQHIEMARDFGQRFNHLYGEHFVLPEALIEESVATLPGLDGRKMSKSYDNTIPLFVPREQLKKLIYSIVTDSRAPGEAKDTEGSALFQIYQAFASAEETQAMRQAFADGIAWGEAKQALFERIDSEIAPLREKYEALMARPQDIEALLRDGARRVRERYVIAQMRELREAVGLRDLSTAGDRSAADAVAGEIVAATALPAFKQYREADGQFYFKLALEDEVLLQSRGFAAPKEIGQLLGRAKSDASAELLDALLAASEPVDAAARERVAQALAAIRQADEAARQAKAAAAQERAAS, via the coding sequence ATGACCACGACCCGCGTTCTGACCGGCATCACCACCTCCGGCACTCCCCACCTCGGCAACTACGTCGGCGCGATCCGCCCGGCGGTGGCCGCCAGCCGCGACCCCGGCGTGGAGAGCTTCTACTTCCTGGCCGACCTGCATGCGCTGATCAAGGTGCAGCAGCCCGGGCGCGTGCAGCGCTCGACCCTGGAAATCGCCGCGACCTGGCTGGCCTGCGGCCTGGAACCGGACAAGGTGTGGTTCTACCGGCAGAGCGAAATCGTCGAGATCCCCGAGCTGTCGTGGTTCCTGACCTGCGTCGCCGGCAAGGGCATCCTCAACCGCGCGCACGCCTACAAGGCGGCGGTGGACAAGAACCGCGAAGAAGGCCTGGACGAAGACGCCGGCATCAACGCCGGATTGTTCATGTACCCGGTGCTGATGGCCGCCGACATCCTGATCTTCAACGCGCATAAGGTGCCGGTCGGCCGCGACCAGATCCAGCACATCGAGATGGCGCGCGATTTCGGCCAGCGTTTCAACCATCTGTACGGCGAACATTTCGTCCTGCCCGAAGCGCTGATCGAAGAAAGCGTGGCGACCTTGCCGGGCCTGGACGGCCGCAAGATGAGCAAGAGCTACGACAACACGATTCCGCTGTTCGTGCCGCGCGAGCAGCTCAAGAAGCTGATCTATTCGATCGTCACCGACTCGCGCGCGCCCGGCGAGGCGAAGGACACCGAAGGCTCGGCGCTGTTCCAGATCTATCAGGCCTTCGCCAGCGCCGAGGAGACCCAGGCCATGCGCCAGGCCTTCGCCGACGGCATCGCCTGGGGCGAGGCCAAGCAGGCGCTGTTCGAACGCATCGACAGCGAGATCGCGCCGCTGCGCGAGAAGTACGAGGCGCTGATGGCGCGGCCGCAGGACATCGAGGCGCTGCTGCGCGACGGCGCGCGCCGGGTGCGCGAGCGCTACGTGATCGCGCAGATGCGCGAGCTGCGCGAGGCGGTGGGGCTGCGCGATCTGTCCACCGCGGGCGATCGCTCGGCGGCCGATGCCGTGGCGGGCGAGATCGTCGCGGCGACGGCGCTGCCGGCGTTCAAGCAGTACCGCGAAGCCGACGGGCAGTTCTACTTCAAGCTCGCGCTCGAGGACGAAGTGCTGTTGCAGAGCCGCGGCTTCGCCGCGCCGAAGGAGATCGGGCAGTTGCTCGGCCGGGCCAAGTCCGACGCGTCGGCCGAACTGCTCGACGCGCTGCTGGCGGCGAGCGAACCGGTCGACGCCGCGGCGCGCGAGCGCGTCGCGCAGGCGCTGGCCGCGATCCGCCAGGCCGACGAAGCCGCACGCCAGGCCAAGGCCGCCGCCGCGCAGGAACGCGCCGCCTCGTGA
- a CDS encoding CsbD family protein produces MNKDIIAGKWTQIKGKAQAKWGDLTDDVFDVAEGNAEYLAGKLQERYGWERDRAEKEVREFGKTLN; encoded by the coding sequence ATGAACAAAGACATCATTGCCGGCAAGTGGACCCAGATCAAAGGCAAGGCCCAGGCCAAGTGGGGCGATCTGACCGACGATGTGTTCGACGTCGCCGAAGGCAATGCCGAATACCTCGCCGGCAAGCTGCAGGAACGCTACGGCTGGGAACGCGATCGCGCGGAGAAGGAAGTGCGCGAGTTCGGCAAGACCTTGAACTGA
- a CDS encoding entericidin A/B family lipoprotein produces MKRLTALLLLALFSLGTLTACNTVAGAGKDVKKAGEKVEQKAEEVRDGK; encoded by the coding sequence ATGAAGCGTTTGACCGCCCTGTTGCTGCTGGCCCTGTTTTCGCTGGGAACCCTGACCGCGTGCAACACCGTCGCCGGCGCAGGCAAGGACGTGAAGAAGGCCGGCGAGAAGGTCGAGCAGAAGGCCGAGGAAGTGCGCGACGGCAAGTGA
- the rocF gene encoding arginase, whose amino-acid sequence MSRTYPPVSLIGAPTDVGAGHRGARLGPEALRIAGLGEALVARGVDVVDRGNLDGPRNPWQKPVAGYRHLAEVVAWNRAVMDAVGAELRVGRLPILLGGDHCLGLGSITAVARHCRDTGKQLRVLWLDAHADFNTSQVTPSGNIHGMPVSCLCGIGPDELTQLGGDAPAMRADEIRQIGIRSVDPGEKQLIKQHGLDVYDMRYIDEIGMRRVMEEALEGLDENTHLHVSFDVDFLDPSIAPGVGTTVPGGPNYREAQLVMEMIADSGRLASLDIVELNPILDKRNRTAKLAVNLVESLFGKSTLMRD is encoded by the coding sequence ATGAGTCGCACTTATCCCCCGGTTTCGCTGATCGGCGCGCCCACCGACGTCGGTGCCGGCCATCGCGGCGCGCGGCTGGGGCCGGAAGCGTTGCGCATCGCCGGTCTCGGCGAGGCGCTGGTCGCGCGCGGCGTCGACGTGGTCGACCGCGGCAATCTCGACGGCCCGCGCAATCCCTGGCAAAAGCCGGTCGCCGGTTATCGCCATCTGGCCGAAGTGGTGGCGTGGAACCGCGCGGTGATGGACGCGGTCGGCGCGGAACTGCGCGTCGGCCGGTTACCGATCCTGCTCGGCGGCGATCACTGCCTCGGCCTGGGTTCGATCACCGCGGTCGCGCGCCATTGCCGCGACACGGGCAAGCAATTGCGCGTGCTGTGGCTCGACGCGCACGCCGACTTCAACACCAGCCAGGTGACGCCGTCGGGCAACATCCACGGCATGCCGGTGTCGTGCCTGTGCGGCATCGGCCCGGACGAGCTGACCCAGCTCGGCGGCGACGCGCCGGCGATGCGCGCCGACGAGATCCGCCAGATCGGCATCCGCTCGGTCGATCCGGGCGAGAAGCAGTTGATCAAGCAGCACGGGCTCGACGTGTACGACATGCGCTACATCGATGAGATCGGCATGCGCCGGGTCATGGAGGAAGCGCTCGAAGGCCTCGACGAGAACACCCATCTGCACGTCAGCTTCGACGTCGATTTCCTCGACCCGAGCATCGCGCCGGGCGTCGGCACCACGGTGCCGGGCGGCCCGAACTATCGCGAAGCGCAGTTGGTGATGGAGATGATCGCCGACAGCGGCCGGCTGGCCTCGCTCGACATCGTCGAACTCAATCCGATCCTGGACAAACGCAACCGCACCGCCAAGCTCGCGGTGAATCTGGTCGAGAGCCTGTTCGGCAAGTCGACCCTGATGCGCGACTGA
- a CDS encoding SPOR domain-containing protein, translating into MLVRALIVLLTALNLGVAAWWIARPAPPPPAEETLPLGVARLQLADEGRRGAPVAAASRPVEALKPAEAKPLEAKADEAKAGETKAGDSKPSDSKPNDAKLAETKPGEAKPEPAAAVAATPPPAPATPPQCFSVGPFADDAAASAARAKLAPLTQKVSSRSLAGGGNSRGWRVYLPAANSEAAQAAAQRIRAAGFSDLFVMSGAEANAIALGRFRSEESARRRGDELAAKGFAVKVEALGESSGQVWLDAASVGAKGEALRVAAGAQRWRGISCDKVR; encoded by the coding sequence ATGCTCGTTCGCGCCCTCATCGTCCTGCTGACCGCTCTGAACCTCGGCGTCGCCGCGTGGTGGATCGCGCGTCCCGCGCCGCCGCCGCCGGCCGAAGAAACACTGCCGCTCGGCGTGGCGCGGCTGCAACTGGCCGACGAAGGCCGGCGCGGCGCGCCGGTTGCGGCCGCCAGCCGGCCGGTCGAAGCGCTCAAGCCCGCCGAGGCGAAGCCGCTCGAAGCGAAGGCGGATGAAGCGAAGGCCGGCGAAACCAAAGCCGGCGACAGCAAGCCCAGCGACAGCAAGCCCAACGACGCCAAGCTTGCCGAAACCAAGCCCGGCGAAGCCAAGCCCGAACCGGCCGCCGCCGTGGCCGCCACACCGCCGCCCGCGCCGGCGACGCCGCCGCAATGTTTCAGCGTCGGGCCGTTCGCCGATGACGCGGCCGCCTCCGCGGCGCGGGCGAAGCTGGCGCCGCTGACGCAGAAAGTCTCCAGCCGCAGCCTGGCCGGCGGCGGCAACTCGCGCGGCTGGCGGGTGTACTTGCCGGCCGCGAACTCCGAGGCCGCGCAGGCCGCCGCGCAGCGCATCCGTGCGGCCGGCTTCAGCGATCTGTTCGTGATGAGCGGCGCCGAAGCCAATGCCATCGCCCTGGGCCGTTTCCGCAGCGAGGAGTCCGCGCGCCGGCGCGGCGACGAACTGGCCGCCAAGGGGTTCGCGGTCAAGGTCGAGGCGCTCGGCGAGAGCAGCGGCCAGGTGTGGCTGGACGCCGCCAGCGTCGGCGCCAAGGGCGAAGCCCTGCGCGTGGCCGCCGGCGCGCAGCGCTGGCGCGGCATTTCCTGCGACAAGGTCCGCTGA
- a CDS encoding type III pantothenate kinase: protein MNAWLFDLGNTRLKCAPLRADGRPGAALALPHREEDIAAALSEHLPRERIDVAYLASVAHPAQRMAVLQALSARCGRISIARTQTRFRAPGFGEVRIAYAEPRKFGVDRFLGLLGAHAQARGASLICGVGTALTIDLLDADGSHHGGLIAPSPTLMREALHARAPQLPEHGGRALDFAADTEDALASGADGAAIALIERSLARAAQRLGATPRLLLHGGGSDALAAALPMAQAAPSLVLEGLAIWAAVETSS from the coding sequence ATGAACGCTTGGCTGTTCGATCTGGGCAACACTCGGCTCAAGTGCGCGCCGCTGCGTGCCGACGGCCGTCCCGGCGCGGCGCTGGCGTTGCCGCACCGCGAGGAAGACATCGCCGCCGCGCTGAGCGAACACCTGCCGCGCGAGCGCATCGACGTGGCCTATCTGGCCAGCGTCGCCCATCCGGCCCAGCGCATGGCGGTGTTGCAGGCGCTGAGCGCGCGCTGCGGCCGCATTTCCATCGCCCGCACCCAGACCCGTTTCCGCGCGCCCGGTTTCGGCGAAGTGCGCATCGCCTATGCCGAACCGCGCAAGTTCGGCGTCGACCGCTTCCTCGGCCTGCTCGGCGCTCATGCGCAGGCGCGCGGCGCGAGCCTGATCTGCGGCGTCGGCACCGCGCTGACGATCGACCTGCTCGACGCCGACGGATCGCACCACGGCGGCCTGATCGCGCCGTCGCCGACGCTGATGCGCGAAGCCCTGCACGCGCGCGCGCCGCAACTGCCCGAGCACGGCGGACGCGCCCTGGATTTCGCCGCCGACACCGAGGACGCGCTCGCGTCCGGCGCCGACGGCGCGGCGATCGCGCTGATCGAGCGCAGCCTCGCCCGCGCCGCGCAGCGCCTGGGCGCGACGCCGCGGCTGCTGTTGCACGGCGGCGGCAGCGATGCGCTCGCGGCCGCGTTGCCGATGGCGCAGGCCGCGCCGTCGCTGGTGCTGGAAGGGCTGGCGATCTGGGCGGCGGTCGAAACTTCATCCTGA
- the birA gene encoding bifunctional biotin--[acetyl-CoA-carboxylase] ligase/biotin operon repressor BirA encodes MDDRALLQRLIAGPATGDALAAAAGQTRAAVWKRIEALREAGVAIEAKPGRGYALSQPLDLLDAATIQAALAPTARARLDSLDIAWTIDSTNSELLRRHTPARGAAVLLAERQTGGRGRRGRVWASPLAAHLYLSLARAFGGGLARLGGLSLVAGIAAAEALHALGFDSVRLKWPNDLVALDGDGLRKLGGLLVEGGGEYAGPARAVIGLGLNVRMPAAAAAQIDQPWCDLAALAGARPLARNDVVAALLDALLPALDEFDAHGLAPFRDRYAAFDALAGQAVGVLGHDAEHRGTALGLADDGSLRVRLDDGEERRFHAGEVSVRRGGAPR; translated from the coding sequence ATGGACGACCGCGCGCTGTTGCAACGCCTGATCGCGGGCCCGGCCACCGGCGATGCGCTCGCCGCGGCGGCGGGGCAGACCCGCGCCGCGGTATGGAAACGCATCGAGGCGTTGCGCGAAGCCGGCGTGGCGATCGAAGCCAAGCCCGGGCGCGGCTATGCCTTGTCGCAACCGCTCGATTTGCTCGACGCCGCAACGATCCAAGCCGCCTTGGCGCCGACGGCGCGCGCGCGCCTGGATTCGCTCGACATCGCCTGGACCATCGATTCGACCAACAGCGAGCTGCTGCGCCGCCACACGCCGGCGCGCGGCGCCGCGGTGCTGCTGGCCGAACGCCAGACCGGCGGCCGCGGCCGTCGCGGCCGGGTCTGGGCGTCGCCGCTGGCCGCGCACCTGTATCTGTCGCTGGCGCGCGCGTTCGGCGGCGGGCTGGCGCGGCTGGGCGGCCTGAGTCTGGTCGCCGGCATCGCCGCGGCCGAAGCGCTGCACGCGCTCGGGTTCGATTCGGTGCGGCTGAAGTGGCCGAACGATCTGGTCGCGCTCGACGGCGACGGCCTGCGCAAGCTCGGCGGGCTGTTGGTCGAAGGCGGCGGCGAATACGCGGGCCCGGCGCGCGCGGTGATCGGCCTGGGCCTCAACGTGCGCATGCCGGCCGCGGCCGCGGCGCAGATCGATCAGCCCTGGTGCGATCTGGCCGCGCTGGCCGGCGCGCGGCCGCTGGCGCGCAACGACGTCGTCGCCGCGCTGCTCGACGCGCTGCTGCCGGCGCTGGACGAATTCGACGCGCACGGCCTGGCGCCGTTCCGCGATCGTTACGCCGCGTTCGACGCGTTGGCCGGACAAGCGGTCGGCGTGCTCGGCCACGACGCGGAGCACCGCGGCACCGCGCTCGGCCTGGCCGACGACGGCTCGCTGCGCGTGCGCCTGGACGACGGCGAGGAGCGCCGCTTCCATGCCGGCGAAGTCAGCGTGCGCCGCGGCGGAGCGCCGCGATGA
- the plsY gene encoding glycerol-3-phosphate 1-O-acyltransferase PlsY codes for MPFSALAPTLSLAVPEPRSLALLAAAYAIGSVSGSLTLGKLRGVDIRTQGSGNAGGTNALRTQGLRFALGVVAIDIGKGALAAWLALRYAPLGDGLSVTAHGYLAAFAAVLGHVWPLWHGFRGGKGVATVVGGLAVLWPFAIPVLLLVWGTTLVVSGYVGLASVVAALCLPLLAWLSDAGAPRLWFCVAAAALVAFTHRGNLARLRAGTESRFARARLLHRWRKG; via the coding sequence ATGCCGTTTTCCGCCCTCGCGCCGACCCTGTCCCTCGCCGTCCCGGAGCCGCGCTCGCTGGCGCTGCTGGCCGCGGCGTACGCGATCGGTTCGGTGTCCGGCAGCCTGACGCTCGGCAAGCTGCGCGGCGTCGACATCCGCACTCAAGGCAGCGGCAACGCCGGCGGCACCAATGCGCTGCGCACGCAAGGCCTGCGCTTCGCCCTCGGCGTGGTCGCCATCGATATCGGCAAGGGCGCGCTGGCCGCATGGCTGGCGCTGCGGTACGCGCCGCTCGGCGACGGGCTGTCGGTGACCGCGCACGGCTATCTGGCCGCGTTCGCGGCGGTGCTCGGGCACGTCTGGCCGCTGTGGCACGGCTTCCGCGGCGGCAAGGGCGTGGCGACCGTGGTCGGCGGGCTCGCGGTGTTGTGGCCGTTCGCGATTCCGGTGTTGTTGCTGGTGTGGGGTACGACCCTCGTCGTCAGCGGCTATGTCGGCCTGGCCAGCGTGGTCGCCGCGCTGTGCCTGCCGTTGCTGGCCTGGCTGAGCGACGCCGGCGCGCCGCGGCTGTGGTTCTGCGTGGCCGCGGCGGCGCTGGTGGCGTTCACCCATCGCGGCAATCTGGCGCGGCTGCGCGCCGGCACCGAATCGCGCTTCGCCCGCGCGCGCCTGCTGCATCGTTGGCGCAAGGGCTGA
- a CDS encoding DUF6053 domain-containing protein: protein MRRSREHCCGRAFAGGPSGPTLLCRIAANRPESVGPEDPPTKAAAHKEAALAKAGSRYRAPSQ, encoded by the coding sequence CTGCGGCGTTCGAGGGAGCATTGCTGTGGCCGGGCTTTTGCGGGAGGGCCTTCAGGCCCGACGCTGTTGTGCCGGATCGCGGCGAATCGACCGGAAAGCGTCGGGCCTGAAGACCCTCCCACAAAAGCGGCCGCCCACAAAGAGGCGGCTCTCGCAAAAGCCGGCTCTCGCTATAGGGCGCCCTCACAATAG
- a CDS encoding DegV family protein — protein MPTPRPPLTAPALRRALIAGARRVIAGRDALNRINVFPVADGDTGSNLAYTLGSLLNGALSRRSRHIGELLRQVGDDAIDGARGNSGAILAQFLFGVAEYARAQPVLDAATLAAAVRHGAGNARAALAHPVEGTILSVINAFADALDEAARASADGDPRPGFVQALARARSALARTPSQMAVLQRAGVVDAGAQGFVDLLEGIAEFVDGGPRALRMRAAAAAANEACGHEHGHGEAVPAAHDAVDPLKRWCSECLLLGEGLPREALRDALEAIGADSLVLAGGATRMRVHGHVGAPQALFDVCARFGSVEGMKADDMLAQQRSIERAQALAVATDSAADLPEELAERYRIALVPVRVSVDGRDYLDKAGLSTAEFYRRMAAGGELPRTSQPPPGDFRRVFDFLLGHREQVLYVGLSRAVSGTLQAGEQAAARSDARRVRVFDTGNAAGGQALLAWRAAELAADGIAADAVLAELERLKPLTATWAMARDISHAVRGGRIPPWAGRLVRWTGLTPIARIRADGRLGVVGGVFARAGAPEAFAGYIARRTPRGQRWRAIVGHCDAREDGERLLEALRRRLDLEQAFLVETGPALGAHAGRGALLASLQPVPGAV, from the coding sequence ATGCCGACGCCCCGCCCGCCGTTGACCGCCCCGGCCCTGCGCCGGGCCTTGATCGCCGGCGCGCGCCGGGTCATCGCCGGGCGCGACGCGCTCAACCGCATCAACGTCTTCCCGGTCGCCGACGGCGACACCGGCAGCAACCTGGCCTACACCCTGGGCAGCCTGCTGAACGGGGCGCTGAGCCGGCGCAGCCGGCACATCGGCGAGTTGCTCAGGCAGGTCGGCGACGACGCCATCGACGGCGCACGCGGCAATTCCGGGGCGATCCTGGCCCAGTTCCTGTTCGGCGTGGCCGAGTACGCGCGCGCCCAACCCGTGCTGGACGCGGCGACCCTGGCCGCGGCGGTGCGCCACGGCGCCGGCAACGCGCGCGCGGCGCTGGCGCATCCGGTCGAGGGCACCATCCTCAGCGTCATCAACGCCTTCGCCGACGCCCTCGACGAGGCCGCGCGCGCCAGCGCCGACGGCGACCCGCGCCCGGGCTTCGTCCAGGCCCTGGCGCGTGCGCGCAGCGCGCTGGCGCGCACGCCGTCGCAGATGGCGGTGCTGCAGCGCGCCGGGGTGGTCGACGCCGGCGCGCAGGGCTTCGTCGACCTGCTCGAAGGCATCGCCGAATTCGTCGACGGCGGCCCGCGCGCGCTGCGCATGCGCGCGGCGGCGGCCGCGGCCAACGAGGCCTGCGGACACGAACACGGCCACGGCGAGGCGGTGCCGGCCGCGCACGACGCGGTCGACCCGCTCAAGCGCTGGTGCAGCGAATGCCTGCTGCTCGGCGAGGGCTTGCCGCGCGAGGCGCTGCGCGACGCGCTTGAGGCGATCGGCGCCGATTCGCTGGTGCTCGCCGGCGGCGCCACACGCATGCGCGTGCACGGCCACGTCGGCGCGCCGCAGGCGCTGTTCGACGTCTGCGCAAGGTTCGGTTCGGTCGAAGGCATGAAGGCCGACGACATGCTCGCCCAGCAGCGCAGCATCGAGCGTGCGCAGGCGTTGGCGGTGGCCACCGACAGCGCCGCCGATCTGCCCGAGGAACTGGCCGAGCGCTACCGCATCGCGCTGGTGCCGGTGCGGGTGTCGGTGGACGGCCGCGACTATCTCGACAAGGCCGGGCTCAGCACCGCCGAGTTCTACCGGCGCATGGCCGCCGGCGGCGAGCTGCCGCGCACCAGTCAGCCGCCGCCGGGCGATTTCCGCCGGGTCTTCGATTTCCTGCTCGGCCATCGCGAACAGGTGCTGTACGTGGGCCTGTCGCGCGCGGTCTCCGGCACCTTGCAGGCCGGCGAACAGGCCGCCGCGCGCAGCGATGCGCGGCGGGTGCGGGTGTTCGACACCGGCAACGCCGCCGGCGGCCAGGCGCTGCTGGCCTGGCGCGCGGCCGAACTGGCCGCCGACGGGATCGCCGCGGACGCGGTGCTGGCCGAACTGGAGCGGCTCAAGCCGCTGACCGCGACCTGGGCGATGGCGCGCGACATCTCGCACGCGGTGCGCGGCGGCCGGATCCCGCCGTGGGCCGGGCGGCTGGTGCGCTGGACCGGGCTGACCCCGATCGCGCGGATCCGCGCCGACGGCCGCCTCGGCGTGGTCGGCGGGGTGTTCGCCCGCGCCGGCGCGCCGGAGGCGTTCGCCGGCTACATCGCCCGGCGCACGCCGCGCGGGCAGCGCTGGCGCGCCATCGTCGGCCACTGCGACGCGCGCGAGGACGGCGAGCGGCTGCTGGAGGCGTTGCGGCGGCGGCTCGATCTGGAGCAGGCCTTCCTGGTCGAAACCGGGCCGGCGCTGGGCGCGCATGCGGGGCGCGGGGCGCTGCTGGCGTCGTTGCAGCCGGTGCCGGGAGCGGTTTGA
- a CDS encoding zinc-dependent peptidase, whose amino-acid sequence MFEFLRRLRRPAVIDDALWRDTVAAVPWAQALDAPRRERLRELAARFLHEKTISAIGEFELADLQRAQLATLCCLPLLEFGSEGLRGWSQLIVYPEAFRVGRTHLDAAGVLHEWEDELIGESWDAGPLILSWADVAADCADPRAGFCVAAHEMAHKLDVLDGALDGTPPLPRPWQREWARDFQSAYDAFIEEVDSGRETLIDPYAGEAPEEFFAVATEYHFSDPQLLREAMPEVAEHLRRLYGASPFA is encoded by the coding sequence TTGTTCGAGTTCCTGCGCCGCCTGCGGCGGCCCGCCGTCATCGACGATGCCCTGTGGCGCGACACCGTCGCCGCGGTGCCGTGGGCGCAAGCGCTCGACGCGCCGCGCCGCGAGCGCCTGCGCGAACTGGCCGCGCGCTTCCTGCACGAAAAAACCATCAGCGCGATCGGCGAGTTCGAACTCGCCGACCTGCAACGCGCGCAGTTGGCGACCTTGTGCTGCCTGCCGCTGCTGGAGTTCGGCAGCGAAGGCCTGCGCGGCTGGTCGCAGCTGATCGTCTATCCCGAGGCGTTCCGGGTCGGCCGCACCCACCTCGACGCGGCCGGCGTGCTGCACGAATGGGAAGACGAGTTGATCGGCGAATCCTGGGACGCCGGCCCTTTGATCCTGTCCTGGGCCGACGTCGCCGCCGACTGCGCCGACCCGCGCGCCGGCTTCTGCGTGGCCGCGCACGAGATGGCGCACAAGCTCGACGTGCTCGACGGCGCGCTCGACGGCACCCCGCCGCTGCCGCGGCCGTGGCAACGCGAATGGGCGCGCGATTTCCAGAGCGCGTACGACGCGTTCATCGAGGAGGTCGACAGCGGGCGCGAGACCTTGATCGATCCGTATGCGGGCGAAGCGCCGGAAGAATTCTTCGCCGTCGCCACCGAGTACCACTTCAGCGATCCGCAGTTGCTGCGCGAGGCGATGCCGGAGGTGGCCGAGCATTTGCGGCGGTTGTATGGGGCGTCGCCGTTCGCTTGA
- a CDS encoding ATP-binding protein, translated as MSWGQPRSLRARQLLAASLGLLAFLALAGVALDRAFLETAENNLRQRLTSYALAYAADTDFGRGGEIIPPYDPPDPRFDRPGSGLYAEVILPNGHWDSMSAQGPVLPDGGMLKAAEESFEGPLSLTEINGKSGEAYRYGRGLIWSVDGDPKSEFQYTIYILEDTSELRHQVGVFRQALWRYLGGAGVILLLLQALIMQWSLRPLQRVIEELKRVQRGAASRMSERHPRELEPLTESINAFIESERENLDRQRNTLADLAHSLKTPLAVLHARLDDRNGAPLDPELREDLNLQLRRMNELVSYQLARAASGGHALFAAPIAIEPHAEEIVRGLEKVYASKGILCEFDLADGVQFHGEPGDLQELLGNLLENAFKWANSRVLLTVKPGETASNRRPGLLLAVDDDGPGIPAEKVATILQRGVRGDERVQGHGIGLAIVQDLVRGYRGTLDVIASEELGGTRFEVKLPPGL; from the coding sequence ATGAGCTGGGGCCAACCCCGCTCGCTGCGCGCGCGCCAGTTGCTGGCCGCCAGCCTCGGCCTGCTCGCGTTCCTGGCCCTGGCCGGCGTCGCCCTGGACCGGGCATTCCTGGAAACCGCCGAGAACAACCTGCGCCAGCGCCTGACCAGCTATGCGCTGGCCTACGCCGCCGACACCGACTTCGGCCGCGGCGGCGAAATCATCCCGCCCTACGACCCGCCGGACCCGCGTTTCGACCGTCCGGGCAGCGGCCTGTACGCGGAAGTGATCCTGCCCAACGGGCATTGGGATTCGATGTCGGCGCAGGGGCCGGTGCTGCCCGACGGCGGCATGCTCAAGGCCGCCGAGGAGTCCTTCGAAGGCCCGCTGTCGCTGACCGAGATCAACGGCAAGTCCGGCGAGGCGTACCGCTACGGGCGCGGCCTGATCTGGAGCGTCGACGGCGATCCCAAGAGCGAGTTCCAGTACACGATTTACATCCTCGAGGACACCAGCGAGCTGCGCCATCAGGTCGGCGTGTTCCGCCAGGCGCTGTGGCGCTATCTCGGCGGCGCCGGCGTGATCCTGCTGCTGTTGCAGGCATTGATCATGCAGTGGAGCCTGCGTCCGTTGCAGCGCGTGATCGAGGAGCTCAAGCGCGTGCAGCGCGGCGCGGCCTCGCGCATGAGCGAGCGCCATCCGCGCGAGCTGGAGCCGCTGACCGAGAGCATCAACGCCTTCATCGAGAGCGAGCGCGAGAACCTCGACCGCCAGCGCAACACCCTGGCCGACCTCGCGCACAGCCTGAAAACGCCGCTGGCGGTGCTGCACGCGCGCCTGGACGACCGCAACGGCGCGCCGCTGGATCCGGAGCTGCGCGAGGACTTGAACCTGCAACTGCGGCGCATGAACGAGCTGGTGTCGTACCAGCTCGCGCGCGCCGCGTCCGGCGGCCACGCCTTGTTCGCTGCGCCGATCGCGATCGAGCCGCACGCCGAGGAAATCGTGCGCGGGCTGGAGAAGGTGTACGCGTCCAAGGGCATCCTGTGCGAGTTCGATCTGGCCGACGGCGTGCAGTTCCACGGCGAGCCGGGCGATCTGCAGGAACTGCTCGGCAACCTGCTGGAAAACGCGTTCAAGTGGGCCAATTCGCGGGTGCTGCTGACGGTCAAGCCCGGCGAGACCGCGTCCAACCGGCGTCCCGGTTTGTTGCTCGCGGTCGACGACGACGGCCCGGGCATTCCGGCCGAGAAGGTCGCCACGATCCTGCAGCGCGGCGTGCGCGGCGACGAGCGCGTGCAGGGCCACGGCATCGGTCTGGCGATCGTGCAGGATCTGGTGCGCGGGTATCGCGGGACGCTCGATGTCATCGCGTCCGAAGAACTCGGCGGTACGCGGTTCGAAGTGAAGTTGCCGCCGGGGTTGTGA